ttttatttttatttaaattttttgggtGGTATTTGTGTAAGGGTTGGAGAACCACTGATCTATAACATGCGGTGTTCAAAGTACTTTACAGATGCTCACGCATTCACTCATTCACGAACACATTCATACAACAATGGGCGGCTGATATCTTAAACGGAATTGACTTTTCAGAATTAAACTGGAGTTACAGATATCTACGATTAATTAGTGGATATTTGCGGCTGTATAGTAGGTATCTGTATTGACGAACCCATACACAGGAATTACAACAGTGACGTAATTTGTCTTTACGCGAAATGACGTCGCAGATATCGTGGATTAAAATTCCAACGATTCAATATGTATAATTACGACTCGTCAGAAAGCTACAATGTTCATAATTCCGGAGGTGTGTGGCTCCAGACATAGGAGGGCGCTGGCTCCCCCGTAACGGCCGTGGAAGTGACGCGCGTGCTTTGTGAGGCCGACgcagacattttaaaataaacatttagctAACGGCTAAATGCTACACCACCACACAGCTCGCGAATGGGCGAGCGCACTGCGCCAAAAAAAGACACTCACATCGGCCCAGGTTTGTCAGTTTGTTACTATTTAATGAACGGCGCTTCGCGGGTCATAGAGGGAACGAACCGACGAAGATGTTGAGGAGTCTGGCTCCGGGAAAAGGAGCTCGTTAACACGTTGGTAAGTAACTGTCGCAGTTGACTGCTAAGTAAGTTAGCTTCCCTGAGCTAGGTTAGCTGCGTCTACATTCTCGCCTGCTTCGCCTCGGTTTCATTTGAGGACGCAGCTGCTACGTTATGCAATGGCGTCGCACGCAGAATATTTTTCGGCGACTTCTTGGTCTCCCCTTTGCCAACCTCGCGTGGTGCAGCATTGGAACAGAGTCTAGCCTTCGTTGCGTAGCTTCtgttggctggctggctggctggctggctagTGAGCGAGCTAGCCACAGGCGTCAACTAGCAAAGTCATTCATTCTGGCACAAGTAGATGTCTCTGGTTGCTCTGCCGGCTTAATGTGGGTTTGGGAAGACTTAGCGGGCATTTACAAATATACACCGAGAATGTTTCACATGCAGGCTGCTTatgacaatatatttaaaaaataactgaattaaGTTCAGTTTCTGCTGCTGTTACAACTCCAAAAGTCAGTGCATGACTTATGTTGGAATGATTAGTTGTTTGCAGTATTGTTTTTATGACGCGTGAATTATGATACGGTTGAGCCAAAAGAAAAGTTGTAGTCCAAATGACTGAAGCTTGGGATTGTTTGCCTTTGATTTACtggtacatacagtaatcattttttgaaaatatgtatCTAGCAAAGGATTTTGATAATTTATTAATCTTTTAAAGCCATTGTGTAACATAAAATTAACTAAATcttctgatttcagcctctcaacagtaaatattgtctGGAATATcatttttgcaaaataattttttttatctgaaatCTGATTAATCGATGAAATAGTTGAcagaataataaattaaaatatttcttaGTGACTGCCCTAGTTGGGCACATGGCCTACCTTACGTTCAGCAGCAAGTTGTTATTAGCTGttaacttccaccactgccAACAGCGATCAAGAAttttctctgcatcatcttgaaGTTTACCTCGGTACGTTCTCCGGCCTCTCCAACCTCTTGTGCAATCTTTGATCACGCTGCTGTTCGCTATCAAGTGGGCCTGCCTTCTGCTGGTGGCCAACTGTAGCCACTACTCTGCTAACAAAAGCTTACATTTTACTACTAAGTTCTTGATCGCCCTTGAAAGGagctatacagtgggtacggaaagtagtcAGCCCCCGTTAAagttttcactctgttatattgcagccatttaagtaaaattttttccacattaatgtacacacacattgacagggaaaaacaactgaattgttgatttttttgcagatttattaaaaaagaaaaactgaaatatcacacagccataagtattcagaccctttgctcagtatttagtagaaacacccttttgagctaatacagcaatgagtctttttgggaatgatgcaacaagtttttcacacctggatttggggatcctctgccattcctccttggagattctctccagttctgtcaggttggatggtgatcGTTGGtcggcagccattttcaggtctttccacaaatgctcaattgggtttaagtcagggctctggctggtccaatcaagaacagtcacggagttgttctgaagccactctttggtattttagctgtgtgcttagggtcattgtcttgttggaaggtgaaccttcggcgcagtctgaggttctgagcactctggagaaggtttacgtccaggatatccctgtacttggccgtattcatctttccttcaattgaaacaagtcgtcctgtccctgcacctgaaaaacacccccacagcaagatgctgccaccaccatgcttcactgttgggactgtattggacaggtgatgagcagtgcctgggtTTCTCcccacatgccacttagaattaaggccaacaatttctatcttggtcaaATCAGTCAGAGAATCTTTTTTAtcaccatctttgagtccttcaggtgtttttaagCAAATGCCATGCggtctttcatgtgtcttgcactgaggagaggcttcagtcgagctactctgccataaagtcacgactttctagaactttctcccatttcctgactgcatctctggtgctcagccacagtgatctttgggttcttcttgacctctctcaccaaggctcttctcccccgattgctcagtttggccggacggccagctctaggaagggttctgatcgtcccaaacgtcttccatttcacaattacggaggccactgtgctcttaggaacgtaaagtgcagcagattttttttttgtcaccttggccagatctgtgccttgccacaatttggtttctgagctcttcaggcagttcattTGACCTCCGGATtcttatttgctctgacatgcactgtgagctgtaaggtcttatatagacaagggcgtggctttcctaatcaagtccaatcagtgtaatcaaatacagctggactccaatgaaggtgtagaaccatcttaaggatgatcagaagaaatggaaagcgcccgagttaaatatttttagaaaatggctgcaatataacgagttaaatatgagtgtcacagcaaagggtctgaatacttatggctgtgtgatatttcagtttttcttttttaataaatcggcaaaattttaacatttccatttgttttcctgtcaatatggggtgctgtgtgtacattaatgagggaaaaaaattaacttcaatgattttaacaaatggctgcaatataacaaagagttaaacatttaaaggggtctgaaaactttccgtacccactgtatgtgtttaaGTATGATTTGTGGAGATGTATGCAATATTATGCATCCACTTCtctgtatttgttgttgtaGCCCAACATTGAGATTGATGACATAATTTCTTTCCCCCCTCCAGGTGAGTGCCTATCAAGGCACCTTGGTCCACGTTTGTTGGACCATAGGGCGTTTTGGTGAACTAGCATGAATATGGCTGATTCAGAGAAGGCAGAGGAATTTGTTGATGCAGAGTGTCCCTCCGAGCACCTAGACGAAGCGCAATCAGCCACCACATCGGTCCATGATGAACACTTAAAAACCGAGACCACCACGAGTACCAGTTCACCACCAAGGGAAAAGGAGGACGACAGCCCCTTGCACACGGAAGGCGAGCAGAGTCTCCTTTCCATGCCATGTTTGATGAAGGAGCTCCGCAGAGACTCCCCCGAATCCCAGCAGGCCTCCACGGGGAGTGAGAAACCGGCCTCTCGTCACATTTATGAAAGCGACTCGTCCAACCCCTGCATGCTCTCCCCCTCGTCTAGCGGCCACCTGGCTGACTCGGACACGCTTTCCTCGGGGGCTGAAGGCGGCGCAGAGGAGACGCAGACTAAAATGGAAGCCGACCCCAGTAAGGAAGCCGATCGGCAACCCAGCGGGAGAAAATCCCGGCGGTCACGTTCGGAGAGTGAGGCGCCGCCCAACGCAATGGCAGCGAAAAAGAACCGCTGCCAGCCTGTGACGGCGGGAGCGAGCGGGCCAGAGAAGCAAATCAACGGCAAGCAGGCAAAGGTGAAAGGCCACCGCAGCCAGAAACACAAGGAGCGCATGCGTCTGCTGCGGCAGAAGCGCGAGGCAGCGGCGCGGAAGAAATACAACCTGCTGCAGGACAGCAGCACCAGCGACAGCGAGCTCACGTGCGACTCCAGTACCAGCTCCTCAGACGACGACGATGACAACACTTCCGGAGGCAGCAAGACAATCAAGACGGATATTCCAGGTAAATCCCCCTCCCCGGCAATATACTAGTAGAGCCTTTCGCAGGGGTGGGccaacttttgtgctcaagttCCACAATTCAtctttaaagtccctgtaaaattaaaaatagtttCCTAAATTTGAGGCACGCCACAGAGAAGTttttaacaaccctgccaaacttgaatgattaaaaccataataataatatatataaaatgaggcttcaaaatcatgaaaaatccgTCTCCgttctcaaatgctgtgggccTGTctgctgaatgtgctgaaaccatgcgctgcagaaaaatggatgctatgTCGTCTTGTATcgttcttatgcctacacaacCCTACATGTTAGAGCCGTGAAAATATTTTCGCTTAAAGGCTCCGGTGACTGACTATATCCCACCAGGTGGACCATTTTTCCACGCTGCGACCATAGGCCCTGACTACCAGCTAGCTCGCAAGCTAACAGGTGTGGGGCTCCTAATAATAACTAAGGCTATGTTCTTACTCCAGGTCAATTCCGATTACTTTTGCCCACAAGTGATATGAaccttaattattttttttccttcccccttCTCTCCCTCGTCATGTCATTGTGCAAAGTACTCATTTTGATGGCCTCTGAGGCCAGGCCTCTTTCGTATGTGAATATAAATTGGATATGTATCTGAAGCGACTGCAGTCTGGACGCTCAGGTCGCGATCATCCAACCTATGTGTCATGAAAAGGTggcaaacgtcacaattgttcaaTAAAACAGGCAAGAAAAGCCATGGTGGACAAAGGAGCAGAAAgagtcagtggcgaaaagaagaCTCCtgagaactgataaatatatgGAAGGACTGGTCAGTTCACGCTAATATAGAGGAGGACATACCGCAATCAGACGGTATTTGAAGAAATTGCCAAGGAATTGGCTGAGCGAGGCATCATGCGTTCCTGGCTGCAGTTCCAGTGGAAAATCAAAAGCCTTCGCGCTAAATACAAAgacacaaaagaaattaaccaAAGAAGCAGACATGGTCAGGTAACCTGCCCATTTTAATGGTGTATACACACCTGCCACATTTGGTCTGCTTTAAATGAACCAGAATTTGTTTCCCTCTTGGTCCAGACCTTTTGTGCAAGTGTGCATAGAAACAAGTGATTCCTGGTGTGCACCAAAACAACCGCTCCGAGACCTACTTTTGAGGTGGTCTCTCTTGGTCTACTTCCAAACAGATTCGGTAAGGTTCGTTCGTGGTGTGAATACGGAACGGCCTCGATCCGACCCAAGTGCGGGAAACTTAAGCCCTTAAGGAGCCACCGTAGCCACTGGCCAGGGGTATCATGGGAAAAAGTGAGCTTCTCAGTGTTGCTAAGTGCCGACGCTACTGTGTGCTACAAACAATGACCTGTGGGCAGAGACACCTGGAGCATTTGGGCAGATGCACAAATAACCCAACTGCTGGAAAAGACACAACAATGCAGTCATGTTCAGCGAGAAAATGCAGGACGGAGGGTTCGAGCTGTCTCCCGAGCAATGCCACgtgaaagtgaaaaagctttGTCTACGTTACATAAAGCCAGGATCAAAACGCATTAAACGAGTGGGGGTTAGTGAgatgaaaaagacaaatgtcCCTGGTTTGACAAACTCgataaaatattaggaacaagACCAGTAGTTTGTCCCATGGAGATTATAGAAATGAACAGGCCGACAGTATACGACCCTTCATCCACAGAAAGCAAGTCTTCTCCGTCGACCAGCTGCTCCACTGAAGTTGAGGTCATTGGTAAGTGAGTtagtctctttgttttattatagTTTTAagagtcaaatatttatttttatttactttgttgTTGTCAGTAGCTTTGAAATTTTGATGTAAAACATCAGTGGTCTGGTCTCCAACATCATCTACCTTCATTTGAGtaattttcactttattttatgCTGTTATGAttatttacagaaaatattatttttgttttagtaaAGCTGTATATATCCAtgtctaacaaaaacaaaaaacaagtagaCAAACATCTTGACAGGAGTCAATCTTTATGCATTTGCAAAActgttaacatttattttgctgcattgtaattattttttttttatatatacatatatcgtTGTTTCATTTGCAGATAATAAGGAGAGTGCACAACCGTCTGATGACACTGCTGGTGGAGAGGACCACAGTGCTTTACCTAGCTGTGCTGGATCAAATGTAACGTGGTGTTCTGGCAATGGGGCACTTGGGCAAAAAGCACAAAGCTGAAGCTTCAACCGCTGAGAGTGGTCTCTAAGCATATATTGTCCAGCAAACAAAGCAGCTGCAACAAATGCTAGAAACCGAGCAAAACCATCAAAGACAGGAGAATGCAACTCTGGAGAATCTTCTAAAGTCACACCAGGAGCCAGAGGACAAAATATTCTAACTAATTCAGGCACGACAACAACAGGCACATAAACAGATGGTCAGTCAGATAATGGGCACTGTTGCtaaattgttgacatttaaTAGTCAAACACAAACTAATTCTCCACAGCACATGCCAAATAACAACCCACACAGCCACCAACTCCAACACACTGGCTTCCAGCGGCTCCATCCAGGTCTACTCCTACCATCTCTACAGCGAGCAGCACTTGGTCACTTTTTCAGTGTCCAGTGTCCCAAGCACAGCAGCCCACACAGCCCCTGCATCCACCCTCAGTCAAGGCAGATGGGAAAGCATTGATGGTAA
The sequence above is a segment of the Phyllopteryx taeniolatus isolate TA_2022b chromosome 15, UOR_Ptae_1.2, whole genome shotgun sequence genome. Coding sequences within it:
- the ark2n gene encoding uncharacterized protein C18orf25 homolog isoform X3, whose product is MNMADSEKAEEFVDAECPSEHLDEAQSATTSVHDEHLKTETTTSTSSPPREKEDDSPLHTEGEQSLLSMPCLMKELRRDSPESQQASTGSEKPASRHIYESDSSNPCMLSPSSSGHLADSDTLSSGAEGGAEETQTKMEADPSKEADRQPSGRKSRRSRSESEAPPNAMAAKKNRCQPVTAGASGPEKQINGKQAKVKGHRSQKHKERMRLLRQKREAAARKKYNLLQDSSTSDSELTCDSSTSSSDDDDDNTSGGSKTIKTDIPGHAEAETLHKDGRQHKGQISIASSDSEVEIVGVQENTRCAHPCGGVIKSLSSWKDDHSAERSTSSTTHLPTQLWTCVSPQSSWVSPPEVVDLTLDEENNGHKLLP
- the ark2n gene encoding uncharacterized protein C18orf25 homolog isoform X2; translation: MNMADSEKAEEFVDAECPSEHLDEAQSATTSVHDEHLKTETTTSTSSPPREKEDDSPLHTEGEQSLLSMPCLMKELRRDSPESQQASTGSEKPASRHIYESDSSNPCMLSPSSSGHLADSDTLSSGAEGGAEETQTKMEADPSKEADRQPSGRKSRRSRSESEAPPNAMAAKKNRCQPVTAGASGPEKQINGKQAKVKGHRSQKHKERMRLLRQKREAAARKKYNLLQDSSTSDSELTCDSSTSSSDDDDDNTSGGSKTIKTDIPAGFRRASERSRVGAHIHGLLDSGAWDRNGISSVLEEAMTRFAVMQRQTEERFRVWMEKLAHLDSDDSSKRSSDAPEAGQQQPQPSQGARPSPASSFLPSSESAETMAAYILARANNTAAAPVDNNNILPEAVTQNGNLGVPDPGLLNV
- the ark2n gene encoding uncharacterized protein C18orf25 homolog isoform X1, which translates into the protein MNMADSEKAEEFVDAECPSEHLDEAQSATTSVHDEHLKTETTTSTSSPPREKEDDSPLHTEGEQSLLSMPCLMKELRRDSPESQQASTGSEKPASRHIYESDSSNPCMLSPSSSGHLADSDTLSSGAEGGAEETQTKMEADPSKEADRQPSGRKSRRSRSESEAPPNAMAAKKNRCQPVTAGASGPEKQINGKQAKVKGHRSQKHKERMRLLRQKREAAARKKYNLLQDSSTSDSELTCDSSTSSSDDDDDNTSGGSKTIKTDIPDGPPVVGHYDISDTDSNQESMNVEKVRPSVIKRELETLRSQDMADGSGCIRALSSVAGHAEAETLHKDGRQHKGQISIASSDSEVEIVGVQENTRCAHPCGGVIKSLSSWKDDHSAERSTSSTTHLPTQLWTCVSPQSSWVSPPEVVDLTLDEENNGHKLLP